From Sinorhizobium sp. RAC02, a single genomic window includes:
- a CDS encoding 3-hydroxyacyl-CoA dehydrogenase NAD-binding domain-containing protein has translation MAEMRFSESVSARLDGDVLVVAIDNPPVNALSAHVRSGLVAALDYAAGARDIVGLVISGTGRIFIGGADIREFGKPPVAPSLPDVIDQIEAFEKPVVCAVTGAALGGGCEVALACHGRIAGENATFGLPEVKLGIVPGAGGTQRLPRLIGTIAAIDLIGTGRAAKAEEAVALGLADAIAADPLTAAIAAARENAGRPLRRTGRITIPAVDAAAVDMAEAKVVAKSRGQYAPVEAVRLVKSAGHFDLEQGLAEERATFLRLRDSEESAALRHVFFAERAAWKVETLTDVSPRRIETVGVVGTGLMGSGIAVSALTSGYHVIALEQTPEAAASGRERIAGILAKAVQSRRLTAEGREACLARLEATAEAKDLATADLVVEAVFDDLSVKTDLFRRLDSIVAPDAILATNTSYLDPDTIAAATADPSRVVGLHFFSPANVMRLVEVVDCAKTAPDVLASALNFVKRLGKLAIVCGVTEGFIGNRIFSAYRREAEFMLEDGALPHQIDSALEAYGFPMGIFAVNDMAGLEIAWARRKRLAAARDPAERYVEIADRLCEAGRLGRKNALGWYAYPSGERTIDPAVTAVIEAARAAKNIVPRAFASEEIIDRLLAAMVDEGRALLAEGIAARPGDIDLVMINGYGFPAHKGGPMFAAQKS, from the coding sequence ATGGCCGAGATGCGATTTTCCGAGAGTGTTTCTGCCCGGCTGGACGGGGACGTTCTTGTCGTTGCCATCGACAACCCGCCCGTCAATGCCCTCTCGGCGCATGTCCGGTCCGGTCTGGTCGCGGCACTGGACTATGCCGCCGGTGCTCGCGATATCGTCGGGCTTGTCATCTCGGGCACGGGCCGCATCTTCATAGGCGGGGCGGATATCCGGGAGTTCGGCAAGCCCCCGGTCGCGCCCTCGCTGCCTGACGTGATCGACCAGATCGAGGCTTTCGAGAAACCCGTCGTCTGCGCCGTAACCGGTGCAGCCCTTGGCGGCGGTTGCGAGGTCGCGCTCGCCTGCCACGGCCGCATTGCCGGCGAGAACGCCACGTTCGGCCTGCCGGAGGTAAAGCTCGGCATCGTTCCGGGCGCCGGCGGGACACAAAGGCTGCCGCGCCTGATCGGCACGATTGCGGCCATAGACCTCATCGGTACGGGACGGGCGGCAAAGGCCGAGGAAGCCGTGGCGCTCGGCCTCGCCGATGCTATCGCTGCCGATCCCCTGACGGCGGCCATTGCAGCCGCGCGTGAAAATGCCGGGCGACCGCTTCGCCGCACCGGCAGGATCACGATTCCCGCGGTGGATGCCGCCGCTGTCGATATGGCGGAGGCAAAGGTCGTTGCCAAAAGCCGCGGCCAGTACGCCCCCGTCGAAGCTGTTCGACTCGTGAAGTCGGCAGGCCACTTCGACCTTGAACAGGGCTTGGCGGAGGAGCGCGCCACATTCCTGCGTTTGCGCGATTCCGAGGAATCGGCAGCCCTGCGACACGTCTTCTTTGCCGAGCGCGCCGCCTGGAAGGTCGAAACGCTCACTGATGTGTCGCCGCGGCGGATCGAAACCGTCGGGGTGGTCGGCACGGGGCTGATGGGCTCCGGCATTGCGGTCTCGGCGCTCACCAGCGGTTACCACGTCATCGCGCTGGAGCAGACTCCAGAGGCCGCGGCCAGTGGGCGCGAGCGTATCGCCGGCATTCTCGCCAAGGCCGTGCAATCCAGGCGCCTGACGGCGGAGGGACGCGAGGCATGCCTTGCCCGGCTCGAAGCGACTGCCGAGGCGAAGGACCTTGCGACGGCCGATCTCGTCGTGGAAGCCGTCTTCGATGACCTCTCCGTCAAGACGGATCTGTTTCGCAGGCTCGACAGCATCGTCGCGCCCGATGCTATCTTGGCGACCAACACGAGCTATCTCGATCCCGATACGATTGCGGCCGCAACGGCCGATCCGTCCCGCGTGGTCGGCCTGCACTTCTTCTCGCCCGCCAATGTCATGCGGCTCGTGGAGGTCGTCGATTGCGCGAAAACCGCGCCCGACGTGCTGGCGAGCGCACTCAACTTCGTCAAGCGCCTCGGCAAGCTTGCTATCGTCTGCGGCGTCACCGAGGGCTTTATCGGCAACCGCATCTTCTCCGCCTATCGCCGAGAAGCGGAGTTCATGCTCGAGGACGGCGCCCTGCCGCACCAGATCGATTCTGCGCTCGAGGCCTATGGCTTTCCGATGGGCATTTTCGCCGTCAATGACATGGCCGGCCTCGAAATCGCCTGGGCACGCCGAAAGCGGCTGGCCGCGGCCCGCGATCCCGCGGAGCGTTATGTCGAGATCGCCGACAGGCTCTGCGAAGCAGGTCGCCTCGGCCGCAAGAATGCCCTCGGCTGGTACGCCTACCCAAGCGGCGAGCGCACGATCGATCCCGCGGTGACGGCAGTGATCGAAGCGGCGCGGGCGGCGAAAAACATCGTTCCGCGGGCTTTTGCATCGGAAGAGATCATCGATCGTCTCCTTGCGGCAATGGTCGATGAGGGGAGAGCACTGCTCGCCGAAGGTATCGCCGCGCGGCCCGGCGATATCGATCTGGTCATGATCAACGGCTACGGCTTTCCCGCCCACAAGGGCGGACCGATGTTCGCCGCGCAAAAGAGCTAG
- a CDS encoding bifunctional salicylyl-CoA 5-hydroxylase/oxidoreductase has translation MRIVCIGGGPAGLYFALLMKRQHPEHHITVVERNRAFDTFGWGVVFSDATMQSMRQWDPETAEAIEVSFNHWDDIELVFKGRKIRTTGHGFVGIGRRKMLNILQDRCLELGVELLFERDVESDAEFADADLIIASDGVNSRLRNKYAEVFQPDMVVRPNRYIWLGTNKLFDAFTFDFQRTEHGWFQSHIYRFDDTTSTFIVETTDDVYKANGLDQMDQQQSIEFCEKLFSGTLDGHKLMTNARHQRGSAWLNFGRLICEKWSHFNGKSHVVLMGDSAHTAHFAIGSGTKLAIDDAIELTRQFDILGHDKAHIPAVLAAYEEVRRVDVARIQNAARNAMEWFEVVGTRYADTLEPEQFMYSMLTRSQRISHENLRLRDKVWLEGFERWFAERSGAEPAANGTVPPPMFTPFKLRGLTLRNRIVVSPMAMYSATDGVPGDFHLVHLGARAMGGAALIFPEMTCVTADARITPGCLGLWNDDQQQAFKRIVDFVHLQTPAKIGIQLGHAGRKGATKLAWEGIDQPLIDGGWPLISASAVPYLAHSETPREMTREDMDRVVQDFVRAAERARDIGFDILELHAAHGYLLSSFLSPLTNRRTDAYGGEHAARARFPLEVFHAIRKVWPEDKPISVRLSTHDWLEGGNTPEDAAIFARMFKEAGADMIDCSSGQVVKEEKPVYGRLFQTPFSDKIRNEIQVPTIAVGAISEADHANSIIAAGRADLCAIARPHLADPSFVLHEAAKIGYDAQPWPKQYHSARGQYVSNLARATTTAGKS, from the coding sequence ATGCGGATCGTCTGTATCGGTGGTGGGCCTGCCGGGCTCTATTTTGCGCTGCTGATGAAGCGCCAGCACCCGGAACATCATATCACCGTCGTCGAGCGCAACCGCGCCTTCGATACGTTCGGCTGGGGCGTGGTGTTCTCCGATGCGACCATGCAGTCGATGCGCCAGTGGGACCCCGAGACGGCGGAGGCGATAGAGGTCTCCTTCAACCATTGGGACGACATCGAGCTGGTCTTCAAGGGCCGCAAGATCCGCACGACCGGCCACGGCTTCGTCGGCATTGGCCGCCGGAAGATGCTCAACATCCTGCAGGACCGCTGCCTGGAACTCGGCGTCGAACTGCTGTTCGAGCGCGATGTGGAGAGCGACGCGGAATTTGCCGATGCGGACCTCATCATCGCGTCGGATGGCGTCAATTCGCGCCTTCGCAACAAATATGCCGAGGTCTTCCAGCCCGATATGGTCGTGCGGCCGAACCGCTACATCTGGCTCGGCACCAACAAGCTGTTCGACGCCTTCACCTTCGATTTCCAGCGCACCGAACACGGCTGGTTCCAGTCGCATATCTATCGCTTCGACGACACGACCTCGACCTTCATCGTCGAGACGACGGACGACGTCTACAAGGCCAACGGTCTCGACCAGATGGACCAGCAGCAGTCCATCGAATTCTGCGAAAAGCTCTTTTCCGGCACGCTGGACGGTCACAAGCTGATGACCAATGCGCGGCATCAGCGCGGCTCCGCCTGGCTGAATTTTGGCCGATTGATCTGCGAAAAATGGAGCCATTTCAACGGCAAAAGCCATGTCGTGCTGATGGGCGACAGCGCCCATACCGCCCATTTCGCCATCGGCTCGGGCACCAAGCTCGCCATCGACGATGCAATCGAGCTGACCCGGCAATTCGATATCCTCGGCCACGACAAGGCGCACATCCCCGCCGTGCTTGCGGCATATGAAGAGGTGCGCCGCGTCGACGTCGCCCGCATCCAGAATGCGGCACGCAACGCCATGGAATGGTTCGAGGTCGTCGGCACACGCTATGCCGATACGCTGGAGCCCGAGCAGTTCATGTATTCGATGCTGACCCGCTCGCAGCGCATCAGCCACGAAAATCTTCGCCTGCGCGACAAGGTGTGGCTCGAAGGGTTCGAGCGCTGGTTCGCCGAGCGGTCGGGTGCGGAGCCGGCAGCAAACGGCACGGTGCCCCCGCCAATGTTCACGCCGTTCAAGCTCCGCGGCCTGACGCTGCGCAACCGCATCGTGGTGTCGCCGATGGCGATGTACTCGGCAACGGATGGCGTGCCGGGCGATTTTCACCTGGTGCATCTCGGCGCACGCGCTATGGGCGGTGCCGCCCTCATCTTTCCGGAAATGACCTGCGTGACGGCCGATGCCCGCATCACGCCCGGCTGCCTCGGCCTGTGGAACGACGACCAGCAACAGGCCTTCAAACGCATCGTCGATTTCGTCCACCTCCAGACACCAGCCAAGATCGGCATCCAGCTCGGCCATGCGGGGCGCAAGGGTGCCACGAAACTGGCCTGGGAGGGCATCGACCAGCCGCTCATCGACGGTGGCTGGCCGCTGATCTCGGCCTCGGCCGTGCCCTATCTCGCGCATTCTGAGACGCCGCGCGAAATGACCCGTGAGGACATGGACCGTGTCGTCCAAGACTTCGTGCGCGCTGCCGAACGAGCCCGAGACATCGGCTTCGACATCCTCGAGTTGCACGCCGCACACGGCTACCTGCTGTCGAGTTTTCTCTCGCCGCTGACCAACCGGCGCACCGACGCGTATGGTGGCGAGCACGCGGCCCGCGCCCGCTTCCCGCTCGAAGTGTTCCACGCCATCCGCAAGGTTTGGCCTGAAGACAAGCCGATCTCCGTGCGCCTGTCGACGCATGACTGGCTTGAAGGCGGCAACACACCGGAGGATGCGGCGATTTTCGCGCGGATGTTCAAGGAGGCTGGTGCCGACATGATCGACTGCTCTTCCGGCCAGGTGGTGAAGGAGGAAAAGCCGGTCTACGGCCGCCTGTTCCAGACGCCGTTCTCCGACAAGATCCGCAACGAAATCCAGGTCCCGACCATCGCCGTCGGCGCGATTTCCGAGGCCGATCACGCCAATTCGATCATCGCGGCCGGCCGCGCGGACCTCTGCGCCATCGCCCGTCCGCATCTGGCAGATCCGTCCTTCGTGCTGCACGAGGCGGCGAAGATCGGCTATGACGCCCAGCCCTGGCCAAAGCAGTACCATTCCGCCCGCGGGCAATATGTCAGCAACCTCGCCCGCGCGACAACGACGGCGGGCAAGTCATGA
- a CDS encoding thioesterase family protein: MFTIKKPLRFGDCDPSGIAYFPSYLNILVGVLEDFFASLGFPWKAMNDELRIGVPTVRLDLTFRRPGFQGDELDFALAVHGVGRSSLDMDHTVSARGIVLWTAKHRIVATSLDTHASLAWPDDIRAALTSHLETPHAHHPAT, from the coding sequence GTGTTCACGATCAAAAAACCATTGCGGTTCGGGGATTGCGACCCATCGGGGATCGCTTACTTCCCGTCCTACCTCAACATCCTCGTCGGTGTGCTGGAGGACTTTTTCGCCTCGCTCGGCTTTCCCTGGAAGGCAATGAATGACGAGTTGCGCATCGGTGTGCCGACGGTGCGCCTCGACCTCACCTTCCGTCGCCCGGGCTTTCAGGGCGACGAGCTGGATTTCGCGCTCGCGGTGCATGGCGTCGGCCGTTCGTCACTCGACATGGACCATACGGTCTCGGCAAGGGGCATCGTGCTCTGGACCGCCAAACACCGCATCGTCGCCACCTCGCTCGATACCCATGCCTCGCTCGCCTGGCCGGACGATATCCGCGCCGCACTGACATCTCATCTGGAGACGCCCCATGCACACCATCCTGCAACCTGA
- a CDS encoding RidA family protein: protein MHTILQPEGWAKPIGYSNGVAATGRTFFVGGQIGWNKHSEFETDDFVEQVRQTLKNVVAVLAAGGAEPHHITTMTWYFTDKQEYLGNLRGIGQAYRETIGRHYPAMAAMQVVALVEDRAKIEIQATAVIPE from the coding sequence ATGCACACCATCCTGCAACCTGAAGGCTGGGCAAAGCCCATCGGCTATTCCAACGGCGTGGCGGCGACGGGCCGCACGTTTTTCGTCGGCGGCCAGATCGGCTGGAACAAACACTCCGAATTCGAGACCGACGATTTTGTCGAACAGGTGCGCCAGACGCTGAAGAATGTCGTCGCCGTGCTCGCGGCAGGCGGCGCCGAACCCCACCACATCACCACGATGACCTGGTATTTTACCGACAAGCAGGAATATCTCGGCAACCTGCGCGGCATCGGCCAAGCCTACCGCGAAACCATCGGCAGGCACTATCCCGCCATGGCGGCGATGCAGGTGGTCGCGCTGGTCGAGGACCGCGCCAAGATCGAGATCCAGGCCACGGCCGTCATCCCCGAATGA
- a CDS encoding SDR family NAD(P)-dependent oxidoreductase: MSRRHALVTGAGSGIGKAIALALAADGHVVSLAGRRAAPLEAVRDEIRASGGEAFVRDGFDVSDAAAVERGIAAAIAEAGDIAVLVNCAGEAPSAPFEKTDLALWQRVLSINLTGVFLVTQAALASVRRAGNGRIVNVASTAGLTGYAYVSAYCASKHGVIGLTRALALELARSDVTVNAVCPGFTDTPLIDGALDTISEKTGRSREDARASLARANPQGRLVTPAEVAHTVSWLASEKATAITGQAIAVAGGEVL; encoded by the coding sequence ATGAGCAGACGGCACGCCCTCGTCACAGGCGCCGGCAGCGGCATCGGCAAGGCGATCGCGCTTGCACTCGCGGCCGATGGTCATGTCGTGAGCCTGGCAGGCCGGCGCGCGGCCCCCCTGGAAGCTGTGCGCGATGAGATCCGTGCGTCAGGCGGGGAGGCCTTTGTCCGGGATGGCTTCGACGTCAGCGACGCCGCTGCCGTCGAACGCGGCATTGCGGCGGCGATCGCTGAAGCCGGCGATATCGCGGTGCTCGTCAATTGCGCTGGCGAGGCGCCGTCCGCGCCGTTCGAGAAAACCGACCTAGCGCTCTGGCAACGGGTTCTCTCCATCAACCTGACCGGCGTCTTTCTGGTGACACAGGCCGCACTCGCCTCCGTGCGCCGGGCCGGAAACGGCCGGATCGTCAACGTCGCCAGCACCGCGGGCCTGACAGGCTATGCCTATGTCTCGGCCTATTGCGCCTCCAAACATGGAGTCATCGGCCTGACGCGGGCGCTGGCACTGGAACTGGCGCGCAGCGACGTCACCGTCAACGCTGTTTGCCCCGGTTTCACCGACACGCCGTTGATCGATGGCGCGCTCGACACGATCAGCGAGAAGACCGGCCGCTCGCGCGAGGACGCCCGCGCCAGCCTCGCCCGCGCCAATCCGCAGGGCCGGCTGGTGACACCCGCCGAGGTGGCCCACACCGTTTCCTGGCTTGCCTCGGAAAAGGCGACCGCGATCACCGGCCAAGCCATCGCGGTGGCCGGCGGCGAAGTTCTGTGA
- a CDS encoding MarR family transcriptional regulator — protein sequence MTGDDKFDIAPDWLDGETKVLEAPHDHRAELRLWLRLLTCSTLVESEVRRRLREEFDSTLPRFDLMAQLERAPDGMVLGEVSKRMMVSPGNITVLVERLTESGHLSRTTLPTDRRVQIIALTPFGRGEFEKMAARHADWISDLFAGLAPDDGSLLMDELAKLKRSIMASLAKGA from the coding sequence ATGACGGGTGACGACAAGTTCGACATCGCGCCGGACTGGCTGGATGGCGAAACCAAGGTCCTTGAGGCTCCGCACGATCACCGGGCCGAGCTTCGGCTCTGGCTGCGCCTTTTGACCTGCTCGACTCTGGTCGAGAGCGAGGTGCGGCGGCGGCTCAGGGAAGAATTCGACTCGACCCTGCCGCGCTTCGACCTGATGGCCCAGCTCGAGCGCGCGCCGGATGGCATGGTGCTTGGTGAAGTCTCCAAGCGCATGATGGTCTCGCCGGGCAACATCACGGTTCTGGTGGAGCGGCTGACCGAGAGCGGGCATCTCAGCCGCACGACGCTCCCGACCGACCGGCGCGTGCAGATCATTGCGCTCACCCCCTTCGGCCGCGGTGAATTCGAGAAGATGGCGGCCCGGCATGCCGACTGGATCTCCGACCTCTTTGCCGGTCTCGCACCAGACGATGGCAGCCTGCTGATGGACGAGCTTGCCAAGCTCAAGCGCTCCATCATGGCTTCGCTTGCCAAGGGCGCCTGA
- a CDS encoding enoyl-CoA hydratase family protein, with product MTNPMQAKKRPFKGHEAKHFLFETDADGRIATITLNRPDKKNPLTFESYEELGDLFRSLSRASDIRAVVLTGAGANFSSGGDVFEIIEPLTRMAMPDLLDFTRMTGELVRQMRACSQPIIAAVDGICAGAGAILAMAADFRVATPEAKTAFLFTRVGLAGADMGACGILPRIIGQGRAAELLFTGRVMTAAEGHSWGFYNALHERDTLLAEAQKFARTVADGPWFAHAMTKKMLDQEWAMGIDQMIEAEAQAQAICMATGDFRRAFEAFAAKAKPVFEGN from the coding sequence ATGACGAACCCCATGCAGGCCAAGAAACGTCCCTTCAAGGGTCATGAGGCAAAACACTTCCTGTTCGAAACGGATGCCGACGGCCGCATCGCCACGATCACGCTCAACCGCCCGGACAAGAAGAACCCGCTGACCTTCGAAAGCTATGAAGAGCTTGGCGATCTCTTTCGCTCGCTTTCGCGCGCCAGCGATATCCGCGCGGTCGTGCTGACCGGCGCCGGGGCCAATTTCTCCTCCGGCGGGGATGTGTTCGAGATCATCGAGCCGCTGACGCGCATGGCCATGCCGGACCTTCTCGATTTCACCCGCATGACCGGCGAACTGGTGCGCCAGATGCGGGCCTGCTCGCAACCGATCATCGCGGCCGTCGATGGCATCTGCGCCGGTGCCGGCGCCATTCTGGCGATGGCCGCCGATTTCCGTGTCGCGACGCCGGAGGCGAAGACCGCATTCCTGTTCACCCGCGTCGGGCTTGCCGGTGCGGATATGGGCGCCTGCGGTATTCTACCCCGCATCATCGGCCAGGGCCGCGCCGCCGAGCTGCTCTTCACCGGCCGCGTCATGACGGCGGCGGAAGGCCATTCCTGGGGCTTTTACAATGCCCTGCACGAGCGCGACACGCTGCTCGCCGAAGCGCAAAAATTTGCCCGCACGGTCGCCGATGGTCCGTGGTTCGCCCATGCGATGACGAAAAAGATGCTCGACCAGGAATGGGCGATGGGCATCGACCAGATGATCGAGGCGGAAGCACAGGCCCAGGCGATCTGCATGGCGACCGGCGATTTCCGCCGCGCCTTCGAGGCCTTTGCCGCCAAGGCAAAGCCCGTCTTCGAGGGGAACTGA
- a CDS encoding dicarboxylate/amino acid:cation symporter, with amino-acid sequence MHISSVDTQPRAPLPFYRHLYFQVIVAIVAGMLVGHYYPEFGASLKPFGDAFIKLVKMIIAPVIFLTVATGIAGMSDLKKVGRVAGKAMIYFLTFSTLALAIGMLVANVVQPGAGMHIDPASLDANAVATYTSKAHESTITGFLMNIIPQTIVGAFAEGDILQVLFFSVLFGIALGMVGEQGKPVVDFLQALTSPIFRLVAILMKAAPIGAFGAMAFTIGKYGIGSVANLAFLIATFYITSLLFVFVVLGAVARYNGFSILALIRYIKEELLLVLGTSSSEAALPGLMQKMEKAGCKRSVVGLVIPTGYSFNLDGTNIYMTLAALFIAQAVDIPLSFGDQLLLLLVAMLSSKGAAGITGAGFITLAATLSVVPSVPVAGMALILGIDRFMSECRALTNFVGNAVATIVVARWENELDEAKLKEVLSGTAPETLIGETALQPAE; translated from the coding sequence ATGCACATTTCGTCTGTCGACACGCAACCGCGTGCTCCCCTGCCATTCTACCGCCACCTCTATTTCCAGGTGATCGTCGCCATCGTTGCCGGCATGCTGGTCGGCCATTATTATCCGGAATTCGGTGCCAGCCTGAAACCGTTCGGCGATGCCTTCATCAAGCTCGTCAAGATGATCATCGCGCCAGTGATCTTCCTGACGGTCGCCACCGGCATTGCCGGCATGTCGGACCTGAAGAAGGTCGGCCGCGTCGCCGGCAAGGCGATGATCTACTTCCTCACCTTCTCCACGCTGGCGCTGGCCATCGGCATGCTGGTCGCCAATGTGGTGCAGCCGGGCGCCGGCATGCACATCGACCCCGCCTCGCTCGATGCCAATGCGGTGGCAACCTATACGAGCAAGGCGCATGAATCGACCATCACCGGCTTCCTGATGAACATCATTCCGCAGACCATCGTCGGTGCCTTCGCGGAGGGCGACATCCTGCAGGTGCTGTTCTTCTCGGTGCTGTTCGGCATCGCGCTCGGCATGGTCGGCGAACAGGGCAAGCCGGTCGTCGATTTCCTTCAGGCGCTGACGAGCCCGATCTTCCGGCTGGTCGCCATCCTGATGAAGGCGGCCCCGATCGGCGCCTTCGGCGCCATGGCCTTCACCATCGGCAAATACGGCATCGGCTCGGTCGCCAACCTCGCCTTCCTGATCGCCACCTTCTACATCACCTCGCTCCTCTTCGTCTTCGTGGTGCTGGGCGCCGTCGCCAGATACAACGGTTTCTCGATCCTGGCGCTCATCCGCTACATCAAGGAGGAACTGCTGCTCGTTCTCGGCACCTCGTCGTCCGAAGCGGCACTGCCGGGCCTGATGCAGAAAATGGAAAAGGCCGGCTGCAAGCGCTCGGTGGTCGGCCTCGTCATTCCGACCGGTTACTCGTTCAACCTCGACGGTACCAACATCTACATGACGCTCGCAGCCCTCTTCATCGCACAGGCGGTCGACATTCCTCTGTCGTTCGGTGATCAGCTGCTCCTGCTGCTCGTCGCCATGCTGAGTTCAAAGGGCGCCGCCGGCATCACCGGCGCCGGTTTCATCACGCTTGCCGCCACGCTCTCGGTCGTGCCCTCCGTGCCGGTTGCCGGCATGGCGCTGATCCTCGGCATCGATCGTTTCATGTCGGAATGCCGCGCTCTGACCAACTTTGTCGGCAATGCCGTCGCCACCATCGTCGTCGCCCGCTGGGAAAACGAACTGGATGAGGCGAAGCTGAAGGAAGTGCTGAGCGGCACCGCGCCAGAAACGCTGATCGGGGAAACCGCTCTCCAGCCGGCCGAGTGA
- a CDS encoding acyl-CoA dehydrogenase family protein, with protein sequence MHSERKTLTRDHLDWPFFDETHRALAADLDGFVARGSLDEVDHGDVDAACRQLVTALGAAGLLRPCVPKAFGGASEEIDSRALCLVRETLAYADGLADFAFAMQGLGTGAISLSGSQALKELVLPKVAAGEWISAFALSEPDAGSDVAALACAARRDGDDFVLDGEKTWISNGGIADVYTVFARTGEAPGTRGISAFVVFADTPGFTIAERIETIAPHPLARIRFDNCRIPAAQLLGSPGEGFKIAMRTLDIFRPSVAAAATGFARRALDEAVSHAKNRKMFGATLADLPTAQSTLGEMATAIDAAALLTCRTAWKRDVQKQPTTPEAAMAKMTATENAQWVIDQALQLFGGRGVRSGEITERLYREIRALRIYEGATEVQKLIIGRELVKTSTR encoded by the coding sequence ATGCACTCCGAACGCAAGACGCTGACCCGCGACCATCTCGACTGGCCGTTCTTCGACGAGACTCACCGCGCCCTTGCTGCGGATCTCGACGGCTTCGTTGCCCGCGGCAGCCTCGATGAAGTCGATCACGGCGATGTCGATGCCGCCTGCCGGCAACTGGTCACAGCCCTTGGTGCCGCCGGCCTTCTCCGTCCCTGCGTGCCAAAAGCCTTCGGCGGTGCGAGCGAAGAGATCGACAGCCGGGCGCTTTGTCTCGTTCGCGAGACGCTGGCCTATGCCGACGGCCTTGCCGATTTCGCCTTCGCCATGCAGGGGCTCGGCACGGGCGCAATCAGCCTTTCCGGTTCGCAGGCGCTGAAGGAGCTTGTCCTGCCCAAGGTCGCAGCCGGCGAATGGATTTCCGCCTTTGCCCTTTCCGAGCCCGATGCCGGATCGGATGTCGCCGCTTTGGCCTGTGCGGCGCGGCGCGATGGGGACGATTTCGTGCTCGACGGCGAAAAGACCTGGATCTCGAACGGCGGCATCGCCGACGTCTATACGGTCTTCGCGCGCACCGGCGAGGCGCCCGGCACCCGCGGCATTTCCGCTTTCGTCGTCTTCGCGGATACGCCAGGCTTCACGATTGCCGAGCGCATCGAGACGATCGCGCCGCATCCGCTCGCCCGCATCCGTTTCGACAATTGCCGCATTCCAGCTGCGCAGCTTCTCGGCAGCCCGGGCGAAGGCTTCAAGATCGCCATGCGCACGCTCGACATTTTTCGCCCGTCCGTTGCGGCGGCCGCAACCGGTTTCGCACGAAGGGCGCTCGACGAAGCGGTGTCGCACGCCAAAAATCGAAAGATGTTCGGCGCGACGCTGGCCGATCTGCCGACCGCGCAAAGCACACTCGGCGAGATGGCGACCGCGATAGACGCCGCAGCCCTCCTCACCTGCCGCACCGCCTGGAAGCGCGACGTGCAGAAGCAACCGACGACGCCCGAAGCCGCGATGGCGAAGATGACGGCGACGGAAAATGCGCAATGGGTCATCGACCAGGCGCTCCAGCTTTTCGGTGGCCGCGGCGTGCGCTCCGGCGAGATCACCGAACGGCTCTACCGGGAGATACGGGCGCTGCGCATCTACGAGGGCGCGACCGAAGTTCAAAAGCTCATCATCGGCCGCGAGCTGGTGAAGACCTCGACGCGATAG